The genome window CTGATTGTCAAAATCCCATACGCTCAATCCGGAAGAAGAATTTGAAGAAGAGTCGGGCTTACGTCCTTCTCTTCTTTCCGAATTTATAGGCCAGAAAGAAGTCCTCGAAAATCTTAGCATTTATGTGCAAGCGGCCAAGAACCGCAGACGCGCACTGGATCACGTTTTGATTTCCGGTCCTCCCGGTCTCGGGAAGACGACTCTTGCGGGAATCGTTTCCAACGAACTCGGAACCAGACTTACCGTAACATCCGCTCCCGTCATTACCAAAGGAGCGGACTTGGCCCGTCTTCTTACGAGTATGGGCGAGAATGAAATCCTATTCATAGACGAGATTCATACGCTTCATAAAAAACTCGAAGAGATTCTCTATCCCGCAATGGAGAATTACATGATCGATCTCGTGATCGGCGAAGGCGTTACTGCGCAAACCGTTCAAATTCCTTTGAAACCGTTTACGCTCATAGGCGCTACCACCCGCAGCGGTCTGATCAGCGAACCTCTCAAAAGCCGTTTCGGAATTCAACTTCGTCTCGATTATTACGGCGACGAAGAGATGAAGGAAATCGTTCTGCGTTCCTCGAAAATTCTCGGAGTGAAGATCGAAGACGATGCCGCCCTTGAAATCGGAAAACGTTCCCGAAAAACTCCGCGGATCGCAAACCATCTTTTAAAAAGAATCCGCGACTTCAGCGAAGTGGAAGGCAATCCCGCGGTGAAAAAGGAGCTTTGTCTCAAAGCCTTTGAAAAGATGGGGATTGACGACCTGGGACTGGATGCTATGGATAGACAGATCCTCGGATGTATGATCGATCGTTATAAAGGCGGCCCTGTCGGCTTAAAGGCGATCGCCGTCGTCGTGGGCGAGGAAGAGAAGACGATCGAAGACACCTATGAATCCTTTATGGTCCGCATCGGTCTCATCAACAGAACTCCCGCCGGTCGTGTTGCGACCGAAAAGGCGTACAGACAACTGAAGCGATTGGAAGAATTTTCCGGAAACCATGGACAAGACCCGACTTTATTCTGAATATTCCGGAATTCCCGAAGACGACAAGAGGCTGATTTACGCGTCCTTTCTCGTTCTTGCGCTCGCGTCTTTTTTTACCGCACATCTACTTACACGCAACATGCTCTGGAAAATTCTCGGCAGCGAACCCATGGTCAAAATGGAAAGCAACGAGGAAAAGGAAAAGATCTACGAGGTTCTTTTGGAACAGGACTTTGTGGATAAGAATATCAAGGACGAGTACAAGGCGCTTTCCAACGTAGACGCCGCGGGCGCCGGCGGGATTACGAAGAAGGAAGGATTTCATTCCGCAAGTCCGTTCCGCGAATTCATCATGGGAAGTATGGCGAGGAGACCTTCCGAGGCTCAGAAGCAGGAAGCCAAAGAGAAGAACGACGAAAAGGCTTTCGAAGTCGGCATCTACAAAATCGATCCGGTTCAAACAACGACCACCGAGGAAACGAAACAAAGCTCGCAA of Leptospira sanjuanensis contains these proteins:
- the ruvB gene encoding Holliday junction branch migration DNA helicase RuvB — translated: MSKSHTLNPEEEFEEESGLRPSLLSEFIGQKEVLENLSIYVQAAKNRRRALDHVLISGPPGLGKTTLAGIVSNELGTRLTVTSAPVITKGADLARLLTSMGENEILFIDEIHTLHKKLEEILYPAMENYMIDLVIGEGVTAQTVQIPLKPFTLIGATTRSGLISEPLKSRFGIQLRLDYYGDEEMKEIVLRSSKILGVKIEDDAALEIGKRSRKTPRIANHLLKRIRDFSEVEGNPAVKKELCLKAFEKMGIDDLGLDAMDRQILGCMIDRYKGGPVGLKAIAVVVGEEEKTIEDTYESFMVRIGLINRTPAGRVATEKAYRQLKRLEEFSGNHGQDPTLF
- a CDS encoding energy transducer TonB, whose translation is MDKTRLYSEYSGIPEDDKRLIYASFLVLALASFFTAHLLTRNMLWKILGSEPMVKMESNEEKEKIYEVLLEQDFVDKNIKDEYKALSNVDAAGAGGITKKEGFHSASPFREFIMGSMARRPSEAQKQEAKEKNDEKAFEVGIYKIDPVQTTTTEETKQSSQTYGRMTKIPFNYRFEQDFLFRWDGNQALSIPRKKLAGYEYFKRMLKQIEGSFAPPGGGNFAYRDMAGTVVREGILPGQVKVLFMLNDGGQVLDTKLVSGQGQDVVNQACLDSIRGQNFGKVPDEVKAQGMIFGINFIFPMMRR